In a genomic window of Agarivorans albus:
- a CDS encoding pyridoxamine 5'-phosphate oxidase family protein, with protein MGKQFSAMIPPHIEFIAQQKMFFVATAAAEGKVNLSPKGMDSFRVLNQQQIVWLNLTGSGNETAAHLKQNSRMTIMFCAFEGKPVILRLYGQAKALHRGDAEWQQYIELFPEQAGARQLYLLDIDMVQSSCGMSVPFYDFVAQRDDLANWASKQGEQGIKQYWAKKNQHSLDGVATDILSLSGLAADTEN; from the coding sequence ATGGGCAAGCAATTTAGTGCGATGATTCCCCCGCATATTGAGTTTATCGCACAGCAAAAGATGTTTTTTGTGGCTACGGCAGCGGCCGAAGGCAAGGTGAATCTATCACCCAAAGGTATGGACTCGTTTCGGGTGCTTAACCAGCAGCAAATTGTTTGGCTCAATTTAACCGGTAGCGGTAATGAAACAGCCGCCCACCTAAAACAAAACTCGCGTATGACCATTATGTTTTGCGCCTTTGAAGGCAAGCCTGTGATTCTGCGATTATATGGCCAAGCTAAAGCACTGCACCGTGGTGATGCTGAGTGGCAGCAATATATTGAATTGTTTCCAGAGCAAGCAGGAGCGCGGCAACTTTACTTGTTAGACATTGATATGGTGCAAAGCTCTTGTGGTATGTCGGTACCCTTTTATGACTTTGTGGCACAGCGTGACGATTTGGCCAATTGGGCAAGCAAACAAGGAGAGCAGGGTATTAAGCAGTATTGGGCGAAGAAAAATCAACATAGTTTAGATGGTGTTGCTACCGACATTTTGAGCCTTTCGGGTCTTGCTGCTGATACTGAAAATTAG
- a CDS encoding MarR family winged helix-turn-helix transcriptional regulator produces MQKPAYWQDVLISLRKIIRATDLQSKRIVKACGLTIPQVMVLRAIEDLGTVTVKHLSDEVSLSQATVTTILNRLEERQLIERIRSASDRRIVNPRLTEQGIGILTTVPPLLHEEFIQRFESLQDWEKTQILSSLQHIASMMDAQSIDASPLLDINAPHKDLNK; encoded by the coding sequence ATGCAAAAACCTGCTTACTGGCAAGACGTTCTCATTTCTTTGCGAAAAATTATTCGCGCGACCGATCTACAATCTAAACGGATTGTGAAAGCCTGTGGATTAACCATTCCGCAAGTTATGGTATTAAGGGCAATAGAAGATTTAGGAACCGTAACAGTGAAACACCTCTCCGATGAGGTATCGCTAAGCCAGGCTACGGTTACAACTATTTTGAATCGTTTAGAAGAACGCCAATTGATTGAGCGAATTCGCAGCGCAAGCGATCGACGCATTGTTAACCCGCGGCTCACCGAGCAAGGTATTGGTATTCTCACAACAGTACCGCCACTGCTACATGAAGAGTTTATTCAACGTTTTGAAAGCTTGCAAGACTGGGAGAAAACGCAAATTCTGTCATCTTTGCAGCATATTGCATCAATGATGGACGCCCAATCCATCGACGCATCACCTTTATTAGATATTAATGCACCACATAAAGATCTAAACAAATAA
- a CDS encoding ABC transporter substrate-binding protein — MKLRYAALLLVSGFAQAEDSCGSVTIADMNWSSATVIANVDKFILEHGYGCDAELVPGDTMPTTVSMMEKGEPDIAPELWTNSAKETLERGVAEKRLRFAGKSLSDGGEEGFWVPQYLVDQYPEIATIEGVKKHSKLFVHPESKELSGFYGCPAGWNCQISANNLFNALELEQSGFELIDPGSGAGLSGSIAKAYAREQGWFGYYWAPTAVLGKYKMVKVDTGNGIDEQEFLTCTTQEDCENPKVTMYPPSAVHSVTTEDFASKAPAAYEYITKRSFTNAQMNELLAWMEDNQADGDAAMYHYLSENPESWKAWVPEDVAAKVSKALASM; from the coding sequence ATGAAGCTAAGATACGCAGCACTGCTTTTGGTGAGCGGTTTTGCTCAAGCAGAAGACAGCTGTGGCAGTGTAACCATTGCCGACATGAACTGGAGTTCTGCAACAGTTATTGCCAATGTAGATAAATTTATTTTAGAACATGGCTACGGCTGTGACGCTGAATTGGTGCCAGGGGATACCATGCCAACTACCGTCTCTATGATGGAAAAAGGCGAACCAGATATTGCCCCCGAGTTATGGACTAACTCTGCTAAAGAAACGCTGGAACGTGGTGTAGCTGAAAAGCGCTTACGTTTTGCAGGTAAATCATTATCTGACGGCGGCGAAGAAGGCTTTTGGGTTCCTCAATACTTAGTTGACCAATACCCAGAAATCGCCACTATCGAAGGTGTTAAAAAACACTCTAAATTATTTGTTCACCCAGAAAGCAAAGAGCTTTCGGGCTTCTATGGCTGTCCAGCTGGCTGGAACTGCCAAATCTCTGCCAACAATCTCTTTAACGCTTTAGAACTTGAACAATCAGGTTTCGAATTGATTGATCCAGGCTCAGGCGCGGGCTTGTCTGGCTCAATTGCAAAAGCCTACGCTCGCGAGCAAGGTTGGTTTGGTTACTACTGGGCACCTACCGCAGTGCTAGGTAAATACAAAATGGTTAAAGTGGATACTGGTAATGGTATCGACGAGCAGGAATTCTTGACCTGTACTACTCAAGAAGACTGTGAAAACCCTAAAGTAACTATGTACCCACCTTCGGCTGTACATTCGGTTACTACTGAAGATTTTGCTAGCAAAGCACCAGCTGCTTATGAATACATTACTAAGCGTTCGTTTACTAATGCGCAAATGAACGAGTTATTGGCATGGATGGAAGATAACCAAGCCGATGGTGATGCTGCTATGTATCACTACCTAAGCGAGAATCCAGAAAGTTGGAAGGCTTGGGTGCCAGAAGATGTTGCCGCTAAGGTAAGTAAAGCCCTAGCCAGTATGTAG
- a CDS encoding ABC transporter permease, producing the protein MADSSWLERFPQMSRADLTVIRKSLDGAYRNFSREYGEAIESFFDPLLQFLVWFEKLLITTPWWLVLIVCAGLVYLASRSWKLVIGSVVSLLLVGYFGMWEDMMRTMSIITVCTMLAIALGIPIGIIMARSNRAQAIITPMLDVMQTLPAFVYLIPVVMLLGIGKIPGVIAVVIYGIPPVIRLTNLGIRLVDKEVLEAATAYGASTWQRLFGVQMPLAMPTIMAGINQTIMMALSMVVIASMIGVKGLGQPVLKSITNQYFTLGLLNGLAIVALAIIFDRVSQAYAKRTQAHLQGLKHD; encoded by the coding sequence ATGGCGGATTCGTCATGGTTGGAACGTTTTCCACAAATGAGTCGAGCCGATCTCACCGTTATTCGTAAGTCTTTAGATGGTGCTTATCGTAATTTTTCCCGCGAGTATGGCGAGGCCATCGAATCGTTTTTTGACCCCCTGCTGCAGTTTTTAGTTTGGTTTGAAAAATTGCTAATCACCACGCCTTGGTGGTTGGTACTCATTGTTTGTGCCGGATTAGTGTATTTAGCCAGTCGATCTTGGAAATTGGTAATTGGTTCAGTGGTATCGCTGTTGTTGGTGGGCTACTTTGGGATGTGGGAAGACATGATGCGAACCATGAGCATTATTACCGTCTGTACCATGCTGGCAATCGCCTTGGGAATACCCATCGGTATTATTATGGCTCGCTCCAATCGTGCCCAAGCCATTATCACGCCTATGCTTGATGTTATGCAGACGCTGCCCGCCTTCGTGTACTTAATTCCAGTAGTGATGCTGTTAGGTATTGGGAAAATACCGGGTGTGATTGCGGTGGTTATTTACGGCATTCCCCCAGTTATTCGCTTAACTAATCTTGGTATTCGTTTAGTGGATAAAGAAGTACTAGAAGCCGCCACTGCTTATGGCGCTAGCACCTGGCAACGTTTGTTTGGGGTGCAAATGCCTCTTGCAATGCCAACTATTATGGCCGGGATTAACCAAACTATTATGATGGCCTTATCAATGGTAGTTATTGCCTCTATGATTGGGGTAAAAGGCTTAGGCCAGCCAGTATTAAAATCTATTACTAACCAATATTTCACCTTGGGTTTACTTAACGGTTTAGCCATTGTTGCTTTAGCGATTATCTTTGACCGTGTGTCGCAAGCCTACGCCAAGCGCACCCAAGCTCACCTTCAAGGACTAAAGCATGACTGA
- a CDS encoding quaternary amine ABC transporter ATP-binding protein, whose protein sequence is MTEPLVKIQGLYKLFGENPKQVMPRVKAGESKDKILADTGHTLGLKDINLEIQQGEIYVIMGLSGSGKSTLIRHFNRLIDPTEGVISIEGTDVMKLSSKELQDFRRHKMSMVFQRFGLMPHRTVIENVAYGLTVQGVAKEQRLAKAQEWLDTVGLNGYEQQYPAQLSGGQQQRVGLARALCTDAEILLMDEAFSALDPLIRSEMQDQLIELQETLHKTIIFITHDLDEALRLGDKIAILKDGEVVQQGTPDDILLHPATDYVEAFVKDVNRARALTVETVMQPPARRITADTISEALQQMKKIKGDYAYHVTEEGYQGIVTQDALEEASINKDNEQFESCEYQDVPTVSPDAIIESVLTESLETEFSLPVVDEDGNLKGELTRSSVAEVFADPDTEEETASVASK, encoded by the coding sequence ATGACTGAGCCGCTCGTTAAAATTCAGGGCTTGTACAAGCTATTTGGTGAGAACCCTAAACAGGTAATGCCGCGGGTTAAAGCCGGAGAAAGCAAAGACAAAATCTTAGCTGATACTGGCCATACTCTAGGTCTAAAAGATATTAACCTTGAGATTCAACAGGGTGAGATTTACGTCATCATGGGCTTATCGGGCTCGGGTAAATCTACCCTTATTCGTCACTTCAATCGCTTAATCGACCCGACCGAAGGGGTGATTAGCATTGAAGGCACCGACGTGATGAAGTTGAGCTCTAAAGAGTTACAAGATTTTCGTCGTCATAAAATGTCGATGGTATTTCAGCGCTTTGGTTTAATGCCACATCGCACCGTAATTGAGAATGTAGCCTATGGCTTAACTGTACAAGGTGTGGCTAAAGAACAACGTTTAGCTAAAGCCCAAGAGTGGTTAGATACCGTAGGTTTAAATGGTTATGAGCAGCAGTATCCGGCGCAACTTTCTGGCGGACAACAGCAGCGGGTTGGTTTAGCTCGCGCTTTGTGTACCGACGCAGAGATACTGTTGATGGACGAAGCCTTTTCAGCTCTTGACCCGCTGATCCGCAGTGAAATGCAAGATCAGCTCATCGAGCTACAAGAAACCTTGCACAAAACCATTATCTTTATTACTCATGATTTAGATGAAGCACTACGATTGGGCGACAAAATTGCCATCCTTAAAGACGGTGAAGTGGTTCAGCAAGGCACGCCAGATGACATTTTGTTGCACCCAGCAACAGATTACGTTGAAGCTTTTGTTAAAGACGTGAACAGAGCTCGCGCCTTAACGGTAGAAACCGTGATGCAGCCACCTGCTCGTCGGATTACGGCAGATACCATCAGTGAAGCCTTACAGCAGATGAAGAAAATCAAGGGGGATTATGCCTACCACGTAACCGAAGAAGGTTATCAAGGCATTGTTACTCAAGATGCTTTAGAAGAAGCTTCAATCAACAAAGATAATGAGCAGTTTGAATCTTGTGAGTATCAAGATGTGCCTACGGTTTCACCTGATGCGATCATTGAAAGTGTACTTACCGAGAGTTTAGAAACCGAGTTCTCTTTACCGGTGGTAGATGAAGATGGCAACCTTAAGGGTGAGTTAACCCGTAGCTCTGTGGCCGAGGTGTTTGCAGACCCTGACACTGAAGAAGAAACTGCCAGCGTAGCCTCGAAATAA
- a CDS encoding GNAT family N-acetyltransferase: MVLSFTIHPIDASHNQAVKQLIQRGGREFGAIGDGFGPSDPEVEAMSLNYREPQRGYWVALLQNQVVGCGGIAELDDASKTCELRKLFVNPQYRGQGIGKALAKHCLQEAKQRGYKQCYLDTLSTMESAIALYQSLGFNHLSEPFFNSIHSGCNVWMMKTL, from the coding sequence ATGGTTTTGAGTTTTACGATTCATCCCATTGATGCCTCTCATAATCAAGCAGTTAAACAGCTGATTCAGCGTGGCGGCCGTGAATTTGGCGCTATAGGTGATGGCTTTGGACCTTCTGATCCAGAAGTAGAAGCAATGAGCCTGAACTACCGTGAGCCTCAACGGGGTTATTGGGTGGCATTGCTGCAAAATCAAGTTGTAGGCTGCGGAGGTATTGCAGAATTAGACGATGCTTCAAAAACCTGTGAGCTACGTAAGCTGTTTGTTAATCCACAATACCGAGGCCAAGGTATTGGTAAGGCCTTAGCCAAGCATTGTTTACAAGAAGCAAAACAACGTGGTTATAAGCAGTGCTACTTAGATACCTTAAGCACCATGGAGTCGGCTATTGCCTTGTACCAGTCTTTAGGTTTTAACCATTTGTCAGAGCCTTTTTTTAATAGCATTCACAGCGGTTGTAATGTGTGGATGATGAAAACACTGTAA
- a CDS encoding GNAT family N-acetyltransferase: MHIQLFAPQDDLAKLADVMLLLRPCFSKEQLIEQISLQLQQGYQLAYLTMDEQVAAVAGFVIGWKLSWGKHLYLDDLVTIENARSKGVGLQLLQWLENYAKQQGCEQFHLGSGVQRFGAHRFYLRNGFDIKSHHFTKQLV, encoded by the coding sequence ATGCATATTCAATTATTCGCGCCTCAAGATGATTTAGCCAAACTTGCCGACGTAATGTTGCTGCTTCGCCCCTGCTTTAGTAAGGAGCAGTTGATTGAGCAAATTAGCTTACAGCTGCAGCAGGGCTATCAATTGGCTTATTTAACCATGGATGAGCAAGTTGCTGCGGTGGCTGGTTTTGTTATCGGCTGGAAGCTGTCTTGGGGAAAACATTTGTATTTAGATGATTTAGTCACGATAGAAAACGCACGTTCTAAAGGTGTTGGTTTGCAGTTGCTACAGTGGTTGGAAAATTACGCTAAACAACAGGGTTGCGAGCAGTTTCATTTAGGCTCTGGTGTGCAGCGCTTTGGTGCGCACCGCTTTTACTTACGTAATGGTTTTGATATTAAGAGCCATCATTTTACTAAACAATTAGTTTAG